Proteins encoded in a region of the Saccharothrix ecbatanensis genome:
- a CDS encoding VWA domain-containing protein, protein MLKNSRRRACGVTAILLAALAAPLATTTAASAADGTVTGTKTLGATDITCGGSVPVTVTLDAQTGIAGNPVDIELVLDRSGSMAGAIGDLKVAAKSFVDIIDEATDGSLDGVIANGSRIGVVSFADGASVDAPLSSDANAAKSAIDALNASGGTNHSAAISTGQAQLAGSLPGNSKIMVIMTDGMTTVGSDASDDAAAARTAGTEIFGIGLGSVDSAEIRDWTTDPDATHYYEAPSPAQLQEIFEAIGAAIVVPAATNVTVVDTVAPQFSVSGAAVSKGSVNQAGNQLTWTIDELSTESVTLTFTATHLPAAGGGVLAVNPSVAYSDTEGHVVTFGNPTVNVRGCAAFIDVEPEHEVNELGTPGQTHAVTATVTDDFGDPVPNTAVTFAILSGPNTGAAGGANTSAAGTADFVYPATQGLAGLGTDSIRGCFTHAAGHQVCDDVLKDWVDTTPPVVTCQPTNNPGGGNEPPADNEDGFFVLTATDAVDPNPQIFVSDSASTAVFGGFASGTKIKLVQAPGATPNQKPGVGDIDWRITLKGDALVYGVDASGNQSAPISCLVPPPPK, encoded by the coding sequence ATGCTCAAGAACTCTCGAAGACGGGCTTGCGGCGTAACCGCGATCCTGTTGGCCGCACTCGCCGCCCCACTCGCCACCACCACCGCGGCGTCAGCCGCCGATGGAACGGTCACCGGCACGAAGACGCTCGGCGCCACCGACATCACCTGTGGCGGCTCCGTCCCGGTCACCGTCACGCTCGACGCCCAGACCGGCATCGCCGGCAACCCGGTGGACATCGAGCTGGTGCTCGACCGGTCCGGCAGCATGGCGGGCGCCATCGGCGACCTCAAGGTCGCCGCCAAGTCGTTCGTGGACATCATCGACGAGGCCACCGACGGCTCGCTGGACGGCGTCATCGCCAACGGCAGCCGGATCGGCGTGGTCAGTTTCGCCGACGGCGCCTCGGTGGACGCGCCGCTCTCGTCGGACGCGAACGCCGCCAAGTCCGCCATCGACGCGCTCAACGCGTCCGGCGGCACGAACCACTCCGCGGCCATCTCCACCGGCCAGGCACAGCTCGCCGGATCACTGCCCGGCAACTCCAAGATCATGGTCATCATGACCGACGGCATGACGACCGTGGGCAGCGACGCGAGTGACGACGCGGCAGCGGCACGGACGGCCGGCACCGAGATCTTCGGCATCGGCCTCGGCTCCGTCGACTCGGCCGAGATCCGGGACTGGACCACGGATCCCGACGCCACCCACTACTACGAGGCCCCGAGCCCCGCGCAGCTGCAAGAGATCTTCGAGGCGATCGGCGCGGCCATCGTGGTGCCCGCGGCGACGAACGTGACCGTGGTCGACACCGTGGCGCCGCAGTTCTCGGTCAGCGGCGCGGCGGTCTCCAAGGGCTCGGTCAACCAGGCCGGCAACCAGCTCACCTGGACCATCGACGAGTTGAGCACCGAATCGGTGACGCTGACGTTCACCGCGACCCACCTCCCGGCCGCCGGTGGCGGCGTGCTGGCGGTCAACCCGTCGGTCGCCTACTCCGACACCGAAGGCCACGTCGTGACGTTCGGCAACCCGACGGTGAACGTGCGCGGTTGCGCGGCGTTCATCGACGTCGAGCCCGAGCACGAGGTCAACGAGCTCGGCACGCCGGGCCAGACGCACGCCGTGACCGCCACCGTCACCGACGACTTCGGCGACCCCGTGCCGAACACGGCCGTCACCTTCGCGATCCTGTCCGGCCCGAACACGGGCGCGGCCGGTGGCGCGAACACCTCGGCCGCCGGCACGGCGGACTTCGTCTACCCGGCAACCCAGGGCCTCGCGGGCCTGGGCACGGACTCGATCCGCGGCTGCTTCACCCACGCCGCCGGCCACCAGGTGTGCGACGACGTGCTGAAGGACTGGGTGGACACCACTCCCCCGGTCGTGACGTGCCAGCCCACCAACAACCCGGGCGGTGGCAACGAGCCGCCGGCCGACAACGAGGACGGCTTCTTCGTCCTGACCGCGACCGACGCGGTCGACCCGAACCCGCAGATCTTCGTCTCCGACTCGGCGAGCACGGCCGTGTTCGGCGGGTTCGCGTCCGGCACGAAGATCAAGCTGGTGCAGGCGCCGGGTGCGACGCCGAACCAGAAGCCCGGTGTCGGTGACATCGACTGGCGCATCACGCTCAAGGGCGACGCCCTCGTCTACGGCGTGGACGCGTCGGGCAACCAGTCGGCGCCGATCAGCTGCCTGGTCCCGCCGCCGCCGAAGTAA
- a CDS encoding TetR/AcrR family transcriptional regulator: MEPKVVRRQARGERRMAELQDAAAAVFAEVGYEAATTNAIAARAGVSPGTLYQFYGNKEAIAQALADRYLEQLRSAHGALTPELAHLPLDELVDRMAGPMIEVNVANPGFKALFGRADMPERLAEPTRAVHAALFGRIDAVLAARRPDLPAADRARAAQVTMRLFGGLIPMIVSAGEDERPALVEELKKVLRGYLVQILG; the protein is encoded by the coding sequence GTGGAGCCGAAGGTGGTGCGCCGGCAGGCGCGGGGTGAACGGCGGATGGCCGAACTCCAGGACGCGGCGGCGGCGGTGTTCGCCGAAGTCGGTTACGAGGCCGCGACGACCAACGCCATCGCCGCGCGGGCGGGCGTGTCGCCGGGCACGCTGTACCAGTTCTACGGCAACAAGGAGGCCATCGCGCAAGCGTTGGCGGACCGGTACCTGGAGCAGCTGCGGTCCGCGCACGGCGCGTTGACGCCGGAGCTGGCGCACCTGCCGCTGGACGAGCTGGTCGACCGGATGGCCGGGCCGATGATCGAGGTGAACGTGGCCAACCCGGGCTTCAAGGCGTTGTTCGGCCGGGCCGACATGCCGGAACGCCTGGCCGAGCCGACCCGGGCCGTGCACGCGGCCCTGTTCGGGCGGATCGACGCCGTGCTCGCGGCCCGCCGGCCGGACCTGCCCGCAGCCGACCGCGCCCGTGCCGCGCAGGTGACCATGCGGCTGTTCGGCGGGCTGATCCCGATGATCGTGTCGGCCGGGGAGGACGAGCGCCCGGCGTTGGTCGAAGAGCTGAAGAAGGTGCTGCGCGGCTACCTCGTGCAGATCCTGGGGTGA
- a CDS encoding MMPL family transporter, protein MFKLGRFAVRRRRLILIVAAIVAVAAAVVGSGTLAALSLSRFEAPGTESLRAAEVLAEEFDTGNPNLTLLVTARDGDVDDPRNAERGRALAAELAPDVRQVESYWDRESPALKSEDGSQALILAWVPGSATEARKAIAELSERFTRADDVITVGVGGQDEVFRQVGAQAAQDFLRAEIIVIPVVLLLLILLYRRVSLALTTLGVGLFAMVGTLAALRGLTALTEVSTFAANITLVMGLALGVDYCLFVIARYREELAGGSTVPEAVERAVATAGRTVLFSGLTVAASLAMLLLFPFPFLRSFAYAGVLVVGFAVVGALTVLPAALACLKPHPAVERSNGFWARTANTVMNRPLLVGGAVLALLLLLASPVLGLKFGLPDDRILPADASSRIVQDQIRDGFGQEKTDAIRVIAKGAQGDDFAARLGDVPGIVQVDVETNGYGTVWTAIPSQEALAGDVPELVAKVRALQPDYLVGGYPAELADFRDALTDRVPLVVALILIITFVLLFLMTGSILLPLKATVLNLLSLGVMFGVVVWGFQNGNLSGVLDFTPTGTLEPSIPILMFCIAYGLSMDYEVFMVSRIAEEYARTGDERAAVATGIQRSAPLITAAAAILALSFAAYASGSVMYLQMLGAGMAVAIIVDATFVRAVLVPALMRLAGRANWWAPGWLRQVHTRFGISESR, encoded by the coding sequence GTGTTCAAGCTGGGGCGATTCGCCGTGCGCCGGCGACGCTTGATCCTGATCGTCGCCGCGATCGTCGCGGTGGCGGCGGCCGTCGTGGGCAGCGGCACGTTGGCGGCGCTGTCCTTGTCCCGCTTCGAGGCGCCCGGCACGGAGTCGCTGCGCGCGGCCGAGGTGCTGGCGGAGGAGTTCGACACCGGCAACCCCAACCTGACTCTGCTGGTCACGGCACGCGACGGCGACGTGGACGACCCGCGCAACGCCGAGCGAGGCCGTGCGCTGGCCGCGGAACTCGCACCCGACGTGCGCCAGGTCGAGTCCTACTGGGACCGCGAGAGCCCCGCGCTCAAGTCCGAGGACGGCAGCCAGGCGTTGATCCTGGCGTGGGTTCCGGGCTCGGCCACCGAGGCCCGCAAGGCCATCGCGGAACTGTCCGAACGGTTCACCCGGGCGGACGACGTGATCACCGTGGGCGTCGGCGGGCAGGACGAGGTGTTCCGCCAGGTCGGCGCCCAAGCCGCCCAGGACTTCCTGCGCGCCGAGATCATCGTGATTCCGGTGGTGCTGCTCCTGCTGATCCTGTTGTACCGCCGGGTTTCCCTGGCGTTGACGACGCTCGGCGTGGGCCTGTTCGCCATGGTCGGCACCCTGGCCGCACTGCGCGGCCTCACGGCCCTGACCGAGGTCTCCACGTTCGCCGCGAACATCACTCTGGTCATGGGCCTGGCGCTGGGCGTGGACTACTGCCTGTTCGTCATCGCCCGCTACCGCGAGGAACTCGCCGGCGGCTCGACCGTGCCGGAAGCGGTCGAACGGGCTGTCGCGACGGCCGGGCGCACGGTCCTGTTCAGCGGACTCACCGTGGCCGCGTCCCTGGCGATGCTGCTGCTGTTCCCCTTCCCGTTCCTGCGTTCCTTCGCCTACGCGGGCGTGTTGGTGGTCGGCTTCGCCGTGGTCGGCGCGCTCACCGTCCTGCCCGCCGCCCTCGCGTGCCTCAAGCCGCACCCGGCCGTCGAACGGTCCAACGGTTTCTGGGCGCGGACGGCGAACACGGTGATGAACCGGCCGCTCCTGGTCGGCGGCGCGGTGCTGGCGTTGCTGCTCCTGCTCGCCTCACCGGTGCTGGGACTGAAGTTCGGCCTGCCCGACGACCGGATCCTGCCCGCCGACGCGTCCAGCCGGATCGTGCAGGACCAGATCCGCGACGGTTTCGGGCAGGAGAAGACCGATGCCATCCGCGTGATCGCCAAGGGCGCGCAGGGCGACGACTTCGCCGCACGGCTCGGGGACGTCCCCGGCATCGTGCAGGTCGACGTGGAGACCAACGGCTACGGCACGGTGTGGACGGCGATCCCGTCCCAGGAAGCCCTCGCGGGTGACGTGCCGGAGTTGGTGGCGAAGGTCCGCGCGCTCCAACCCGACTACCTCGTCGGCGGCTACCCGGCCGAACTGGCCGACTTCCGCGACGCGCTGACCGACCGCGTGCCGCTCGTCGTGGCCCTGATCCTGATCATCACGTTCGTGCTGCTGTTCCTGATGACCGGCAGCATCCTCTTGCCGCTCAAGGCAACCGTGTTGAACCTGCTCAGCCTCGGGGTCATGTTCGGCGTGGTGGTGTGGGGCTTCCAGAACGGGAACCTGTCGGGCGTCCTGGACTTCACGCCGACCGGCACGCTGGAACCGAGCATCCCGATCCTGATGTTCTGCATCGCCTACGGACTGTCCATGGACTACGAGGTGTTCATGGTGTCGCGCATCGCCGAGGAGTACGCGCGCACCGGTGACGAGCGGGCCGCCGTCGCCACCGGGATCCAGCGCAGCGCGCCACTGATCACGGCGGCCGCGGCGATCCTGGCCCTGTCGTTCGCCGCTTACGCGTCGGGCAGCGTGATGTACTTGCAGATGTTGGGCGCGGGCATGGCGGTGGCGATCATCGTGGACGCGACGTTCGTCCGGGCCGTGCTGGTGCCCGCGTTGATGCGGCTCGCCGGTCGCGCGAACTGGTGGGCGCCGGGGTGGCTGCGTCAGGTGCACACCCGCTTCGGGATCTCGGAGAGCCGCTAG